The Stenotrophomonas sp. ZAC14D1_NAIMI4_1 DNA segment GGCTACGGCACGCGTGCCCGCGCGGGCCGGAAGGCAGCGCTGTCGGAAGAGAAACAGCTTGCGGCGCAGCGCCTCGCGGGCGGGGTGATGGCGCGCGTGCGCCAGCTGCGTGGCCTGGGCCTGTGCTACCTGTCACTGGATCGCGCGACGCCGACGCTGTCGGCCGGCGAACTGCAGCGCCTGCGGCTGGCCACGCAGTTGAGCTCGCTGCTGTTTGGTGTGCTGTACGTGCTCGATGAGCCATCGGCGGGCCTGCACCCGGCCGACAGCCAGGCACTGTACGACGCGCTGGAGCGGCTGCGTGACGGTGGCAACTCGGTGTTCGTGGTCGAACACGATCTGGAGCTGATGCGCCGCGCGCAATGGCTGGTGGATGTGGGGCCGGAGGCGGGTGAGCACGGCGGGCGCGTCCTCTACAGCGGTGAGCCGGATGGACTGCGCCAGGTCGAGGATTCCCGGACGGCGCTGTATCTGTTCGATCGGGTGGCGGCGCCTGCCAGCCGGCAGCGCAGTGCCTCGAGCTGGCTGGAGCTGAAGGACATCCACCGGCACAACCTGAAGGGCGTGGACGCGCAGGTGCCGCTGGGCGTGCTGACCGCAGTGACCGGGATCTCCGGTTCGGGCAAGTCGAGCCTGATGGCGCAGGCCTTGCCTGAGCTGGTGCTGCTGCACCTGGGCCACGAGCCTGCGGAAGACACTGCAGATGCGCCGCCGACCGATGGCCCCACGGTGATCGAGGCAACACGCGGCCGGCTGGCCGGTGATGTGGATGCCCTGCAACGCGTCGTGCAGGTGGACCAGAAGCCCATCGGCCGTACGCCGCGATCCAACCTGGCGACCTACACCGGGCTGTTCGACCACGTGCGCAAGCTGTTCGCCGCGACGCCCACCGCGCGCCGACGCCGGTTCGACGCCGGTCGCTTCTCGTTCAACGTGGCCAAGGGCCGCTGCGCAACCTGCGAAGGCGAGGGCTTTGTCAGCGTCGAACTGCTGTTCATGCCCAGCGTCTATGCGCCGTGCCCTACCTGCCATGGGGCGCGCTACAACGAGGCCACGCTGAAGGTGCTGTGGAAGGACCGCAACATCGCCGAGGTGCTGCAGATGACGGTGGACGAGGCGCATGCGTTCTTCAGCGAGGAAGAGGCCATTGCGCGCCCGCTGCACCTGCTGCGGGACATCGGCCTGGGCTACCTGCGGCTGGGCCAGCCCGCCACCGAGCTCTCGGGTGGCGAGGCACAACGCATCAAGCTGGCCACCGAACTGCAGCGCAGCCAGCGTGGCCGCAGCCTGTACGTGCTGGATGAGCCCACCACGGGCCTGCACGCATCGGACGCGGACCGGCTGATGGTCCAGCTGCAGCGCCTGGTGGATGCGGGAAACACGGTGGTGATGATCGAGCACGACATGCGCGCGGTCGCGCAGGCGGACTGGGTGATCGACGTCGGCCCGGGTGCGGGCGGGGCGGGCGGCACCATCGTGGCGAAAGGCACGCCGCACCAGGTCGCTCGGGCCGAGGGCAGCAGGACGGCACCCTTCCTTGCGAGCGCGCTGAAGCGAAGCGGCTGAGGCGAGGTCCGCGCGCTGGACGGCGCACATCTCCACAGCGGTATGGCCATCGGCCAACAGTACATAACCACTGGGCATTTCAGCATTGGGGCGCGAGCGGGGTTAATGAATGTGCAGTGTCTGGCGCGCCCGTCGTGGCGCGCAGGCAGCGCTTCCCCCACTACCCGTACGCCCCACGATGACGACAGCTCGTTCCTCACTGCGCCCGCGATTGCTGGCGTTGGCGGTGTTGCTTGCCACCGCGTCCCCCGCACTTCATGCGCAGTCCACCACCGGCGCGATCGCCGGCCTGGCCCCTCCCTCCGCGCAGCGCATCTTCGTCCGCAGCGATACCGGCCTCACCCGTGAGGTGACGGTGGATGCGCGCGGCCGCTACACCATCGGCCAGCTGCCGCTGGGCCGCTATTCCGTGGAGGCGCGCGATGCCGACGGCAAGGTGCTGCAGACCCGCGAGGGCGTTGCGCTGACGGTGGGCACCAGCACTGAAGTGTCGTTCGGCGAGGTGACCCGCCTGGATGGCGTGCAGGTCAGCGCCGACCGCGCGGCCGCCGCAATCGACGTCAGCAGCGTGGATTCGCGCACGGTGATCACCGCCGAGCAGCTGCAGCGCCTGCCGCTGGGCCGCTCGGCCGAGGCCATCGCCCAGCTTGCGCCGGGCGTGGTCGGCAACGGTGGCAACGGCAGCTACGCCGGCCCGACCGGCGCGCAGCTGGTCAGCTTCGGCGGTTCGTCGGCGGCCGAGAACGCGTACTACATCAACGGCTTCAACAGCACCGATCCGCTGCGCGGCCTGGGCGGCCTGACGCTGCCCTATGGCAGCATCGACCAGCAGGAAATCTACACCGGCGGCTACAGCGCCAAGTACGGCCGTTCCGATGGCGGTGTCATCAATGCCGTGGGCAAGCGCGGCACGAACGACTGGCACTTCGGCGGCCAGTTCACCTGGGAGCCGGCGTCCACGCGCTCGGACAAGGATGATGTGCGCTACCCGGGCGACGGCGCGCTGTACTCGCCGGAGAGCAAGGACCGCGAGTGGGTGACCACCCAGAGCATCTACGCCGGCGGCCCGCTGATCGAAGACAAGCTGTTCTTCTTCGGCTCCTACGAGCTGGAACGCCGCGAAGGCACCGACGTCAAGAACGTCGAGGCGACCAATGCCTACTCGAAGTATGAGTACAACCGTCCACGCTGGTACGCCAAGCTGGACTGGAACATCACCGACAATCACCTGCTGGAACTGACCGGTGCGTCCAGCCGCAATGTCTTCCGTGGCGACATCTTCGCCTACGACTACGACACGCTCACCCGTGGCGCGCAGCGCGGCAAGGAAGACACCACCAAGACCGGCGGCGACCTGTGGACGGCCAAGTACACCGGCTACCTGACCGACCGGCTGACGGTGAGTGCGCAGTACGGCGAGATGAAGACCGATGATTACATCGGCAACCCGGCCTACGATGGCAGCCTGACCTACATCAACAGCGCCAACCTGCAGAATCCGGCACTCAATGGTGGCACGCCGATCACCAACGCGCAGACCACCTCGCTGCTGGTCGATCCTGCGCGTGGCAACCGCAGCAACAACCTGCGCCTGGATGCGAACTATGTCCTGGGCGACCACAGCATCACGGTGGGCATCGACAACCAGAACGCACGCGCGCTCAACCGTGGCTCGGTGGCCTCGGCCGATGGCTACTACTGGATCTATGGCCAGTCCAACCCGAACGTGCCGATCAACACCGGCCTGGGCGTGCCGGCCACCGGTGGCATCCGCAATGGTGCAGACGGCTACTACGTGCGCCAGTACATCTACAGTGCGCTGGCCTCGGTTCGTGCTTCGCAGCGGGCACAGTACATCGAGGACAACTGGCAGGTGAGTGACCGCCTGCTGCTGAACCTTGGCCTGCGCCTGGACCAGTTCACCAACTACAACCGCGACGGCGATGCGTACATCAAGCAGACCAGCGGGCAGTGGGCGCCGCGGCTGGGCTTCAGCTGGGATGTCGGCGGCGACGGCCGCTTCAAGGTGTTCGGCAACGTGGGCCGCTACTACCTCGCACTGCCGCTGAACCCTGCGTTCAACGCAGCCGGTGCAACGCTGGCGACGTCCACCTACTACACCTACGGCGGCATCGACAGCAACGGCTACCCGACCGACCTCACCGCGTTCTCCGATGCGGTGTCGTCCAACAACAACTACGGTCTGCTGCCGGACGCGAAGACGGTGGCCACCTCCGGCATCAAGCCCTCCTTCCAGGATGAGTTCATCCTCGGCTTCACCAAGGCACTGGGGCAGGACTGGGTGTACGGCGCGAAGGCGACGTACCGCGTGCTGCGCAGTGGCGTGGACGACTACTGCGATATCGATGCGGTACTCGGCAAGGCCAGCAGCCTTGGCTACAACGTCACCAAGGACAGCAATCCGGTCAGCTGCTGGCTGATCAACCCGGGCCGTGCCAACACCTTCAACCTGGTCGACACCAGCGGCAATTACGTGAGCGTGCCGCTGACCAATGCCGAGATGGGCTTCCCGAAGTTCAAGCGCAACTACTACGCGGTGAACCTGTCGCTGGAACACCCGTTCGATGGCCGCTGGTATGGCCGCGCCGACTACACCTGGTCGCGCAGCTACGGCACCACCGAAGGCCAGCTGCTGTCGGGCATCGGCCAGACCGCGGTGTCGACCACGCAGGCCTGGGATTATGCCCAGCTGATGGAGCACACCAACGGACCGCAGAGCAATGACCACACCCACCAGTTCAAGCTGCATGGCTACTACCAGCTGACGCCGGAATGGCTGCTCTCGGCCAACGTGCGGGTGATTTCGGGTGCGCCGTTCAGCGCGCTGGGTTCCTATGGCCCGGATTTCGAAGATCCTTCCGGCTATGGCATCGCCTACCACTTCTACAACGGCCAGCCGGCGCCTCCGGGCAGCCAGGGACGGCTGCCGTGGCTGAAGCAGCTGGACCTGGGCGTGTCCTACCGCCCGGCCGCGGCCGATGGCCGGCTGGGCTTCAACCTGGATGTGTTCAACGTGTTCAACAGCCAGGTGGCGCTGTGGAAATCGCCGTACTCCGAGCTGGACCCAGGGCAGCCCGACCCGCTGTACGGGGCGGCGACGGTGCGGCAGGCGCCGCGCTCGCTGCGGGTGAGCGTGAGCTACGACTACTGAGGGAGAAATGCGGAGCGGGTAGGGGAAGGATCCCCTGCCCGCACGGGAAGCAAGAGACCCGGTGCAGGCCCTGTGCGGGCATGGCAGTATCCGAAGAACGGCAGGCACGATCCTGGTGCGTGGTGAACGCAGCCATCTGCCCATCTTCGAGTGGAAGGAACCCCGGTGCGCGAGAGAGTCATCCGCTTCAATGAAGCCCAGGCGAAACGATTCTGTACCCGGTTGTGGCTTGAGCTGACCGTGGCAGGCCGAAGTCTCTGGTCGGACCCAGACCTCTCCCCGGCAACGCAGCTCAACGGCCTGAAATGGGTGAATGAGATCCAGCACCGCGTCTGGGGTGCGTATTCCTGCCCTGGCGAGGGAAAGCTGGCTGTCCTGCTCGAGCAGATCGTCGCAGCCTGTGAGCAGGCCCCCAAACTGGGAGCGGCGCTGCGGAGTGCACTGGATCGGGCGGTGGACGCTGCGAATGACGTCGCCGATGCCCAGCATCCGTAAATCGACCGTACTCCGCCTGAGCATTGCAGGCGCCATCCTTCTGGCCGGCGTGGTCGCGTATCCGTTCGCCCGGGACAGCTGGCAGGACCTGCAGTCCCGACGTGCCCAGGAGCGCGAATTCGTCGCTGCGGATGACCTCGACCAGCAGGCCATCGTGAGGGCGCTGCTGATCCGGGAGCTTGCCATGGTGGTGCCCTGTGCACCGTCAGTGGCCTGTCCTGCGCCGGTCATCCACTTTGACCGGAATACGGCAACGCTTCG contains these protein-coding regions:
- a CDS encoding TonB-dependent receptor; translation: MTTARSSLRPRLLALAVLLATASPALHAQSTTGAIAGLAPPSAQRIFVRSDTGLTREVTVDARGRYTIGQLPLGRYSVEARDADGKVLQTREGVALTVGTSTEVSFGEVTRLDGVQVSADRAAAAIDVSSVDSRTVITAEQLQRLPLGRSAEAIAQLAPGVVGNGGNGSYAGPTGAQLVSFGGSSAAENAYYINGFNSTDPLRGLGGLTLPYGSIDQQEIYTGGYSAKYGRSDGGVINAVGKRGTNDWHFGGQFTWEPASTRSDKDDVRYPGDGALYSPESKDREWVTTQSIYAGGPLIEDKLFFFGSYELERREGTDVKNVEATNAYSKYEYNRPRWYAKLDWNITDNHLLELTGASSRNVFRGDIFAYDYDTLTRGAQRGKEDTTKTGGDLWTAKYTGYLTDRLTVSAQYGEMKTDDYIGNPAYDGSLTYINSANLQNPALNGGTPITNAQTTSLLVDPARGNRSNNLRLDANYVLGDHSITVGIDNQNARALNRGSVASADGYYWIYGQSNPNVPINTGLGVPATGGIRNGADGYYVRQYIYSALASVRASQRAQYIEDNWQVSDRLLLNLGLRLDQFTNYNRDGDAYIKQTSGQWAPRLGFSWDVGGDGRFKVFGNVGRYYLALPLNPAFNAAGATLATSTYYTYGGIDSNGYPTDLTAFSDAVSSNNNYGLLPDAKTVATSGIKPSFQDEFILGFTKALGQDWVYGAKATYRVLRSGVDDYCDIDAVLGKASSLGYNVTKDSNPVSCWLINPGRANTFNLVDTSGNYVSVPLTNAEMGFPKFKRNYYAVNLSLEHPFDGRWYGRADYTWSRSYGTTEGQLLSGIGQTAVSTTQAWDYAQLMEHTNGPQSNDHTHQFKLHGYYQLTPEWLLSANVRVISGAPFSALGSYGPDFEDPSGYGIAYHFYNGQPAPPGSQGRLPWLKQLDLGVSYRPAAADGRLGFNLDVFNVFNSQVALWKSPYSELDPGQPDPLYGAATVRQAPRSLRVSVSYDY
- a CDS encoding excinuclease ABC subunit UvrA yields the protein MSNTPFGESSCAATASGCVDVRGAREHNLKNIDVSIPRNALVVFSGVSGSGKSSLAFGTVYAEAQRRYFESVAPYARRLIDQAGVPDVDAIDGLPPAVALQQQRGASNARSSVGSVTTLSSLVRMMYSRAGSYPANQPMLYAEDFSPNTPQGACSTCHGLGHVYEVTEALMVPDPSLSIRERAIASWPPAWHGQNLRDILVTLGYDIDVPWKTLPKKARDWILFTEEAPSVPVYAGFTPAETRAALKRKQEPSYMGTYTGARRYVLHTFANTQSALMRKRVSRYMEGRLCPACEGKRLKPEALSVTFAGVDIGEFMRLPLDQLAELLQPVAEGDFSGYGTRARAGRKAALSEEKQLAAQRLAGGVMARVRQLRGLGLCYLSLDRATPTLSAGELQRLRLATQLSSLLFGVLYVLDEPSAGLHPADSQALYDALERLRDGGNSVFVVEHDLELMRRAQWLVDVGPEAGEHGGRVLYSGEPDGLRQVEDSRTALYLFDRVAAPASRQRSASSWLELKDIHRHNLKGVDAQVPLGVLTAVTGISGSGKSSLMAQALPELVLLHLGHEPAEDTADAPPTDGPTVIEATRGRLAGDVDALQRVVQVDQKPIGRTPRSNLATYTGLFDHVRKLFAATPTARRRRFDAGRFSFNVAKGRCATCEGEGFVSVELLFMPSVYAPCPTCHGARYNEATLKVLWKDRNIAEVLQMTVDEAHAFFSEEEAIARPLHLLRDIGLGYLRLGQPATELSGGEAQRIKLATELQRSQRGRSLYVLDEPTTGLHASDADRLMVQLQRLVDAGNTVVMIEHDMRAVAQADWVIDVGPGAGGAGGTIVAKGTPHQVARAEGSRTAPFLASALKRSG